The Cryptococcus neoformans var. grubii H99 chromosome 10, complete sequence genome segment TACTCTGATAGTTCAGATACTGAATTGAAGAGGCAAAAGTCAGCATCCAGTGGTAAGGTATTGCAGTCCTATCTCACCTCCTGCCATGATGTAAAAATCTCCTCTGGAATTCTTCCCTTGCATCTGGTGCAGcacacctcttccttcggTATCCTCTGCCATTTGTTGTAACCCTGTACTGTTGAGTGTTTAGTCAGTTGCATGCATAAACATTTAAGCTCTAATATAATAAAATATACACCAACTTACTGGATGATAAGtagatggatggatggatagatggatggatggatgggtggatggatgaaatgaatggatggaagaatgTATGGATGGCTGCGTGAGAAAATGGAACCAAACAGAACTGATGCATGAATGGATATGATGTGCTTGCAATGCATACAAAATAATCATATTAGATGATGCATggataaataaataaatgcTTCCATGCAATGCATACAAAATAATTGTATTGGATGACTAGCAGTAGTCGAAATAAAATACGTCCGTGCATTATTAGGAAATCATTGTACTATTAGATGATCCATGCATACAACATAACTGTATCGCATGAATAGGAATAGTCGAAATAAATGACGTCTATGCATTAGAATATAAGTGTATTGGATGATGGACACCTGAACAAATAAAATCAAAAGTGATGATGCAATGAGatgcaaagaaaaaaaaaatgatcTTCATGCACAACTGCAAGTGGAAATCCACCAAGTGAGCTTAGGGGACCGTCGAAAAATCGGAAGGGTGCTTAGGGGATTAGGAGCTAGGTCGAATAAATAACGTTTCCACCTTAATTACGTTATTTTAGCCCGCCCCCGGGGGTTAGCCTGGGCGCGCGATGGGGTTAACCAGGGTTAGCGAGCGGTGAGGGCCGAAAGCCGCGGGTCAGGCTGCGGTGACCGCCGAACATCAGCGGTTTTCTCCCATCGCGCATGGGTTTTTCTCAAGCTATGCATCCATGCATCGCACCCTTCGATAGAGCGAACCAAGACGGATCGATCGGTGGGATAAAATTCCCATAGGGCACAGGTTTGCGGTGTGGAGACCGGTTGGAAAAAAACGGGGTTTTCGCGCCCATACAAAAATTTGCGAGATGGCCGCCTTCGCGCAAGTCCCAATCGTTAGAAGACAATGATTCGATTCAGCTTCATTTCAAGAACTCCAACATTAAAGGTTGAGATGTACTCACGCCAATAGCAAAGTTGAATAACCACTGGGTAGCAGTAGACAAACTCATACCTTTACCTCTCAACTCGTAAGGATAAATCTCACTCGTGATGACCCAAGCCAGGATACCCCATGTAGAAGCGAAATGAGCGATATAGATACAGACAAAACCGACCAGGGCTTTTTGTCCAGCTTGGTTGGAAGTGTCGACAGCCACACCCACGGCAGCGACGATGAGCTGAGATACTGCCATACCTGCTGCGCCGTACATCATCAAGGGCCTTCGACCGATCCTATCAGCAGCGAGCATTCCAGGAACACTCATTCCTACGTTGACTACGTTTGTGGCGATTGTAGTTAAGAAAGGGTTTGATATACCCGAATTAGAGAAAAAGGTCGTTCCATagtagaagatgaagtTTACACCCTGTGTGCGACAGTTGAATGGTCAGTGAATGGTATGAGAACGGCTTTGCCTCTCGTTTATTTAAGAGCTATTGACTCACAGTCAATTGCTGTAAGGCTTGAAGGGCCATACCGGTGAAGATTCTCAGCCTAGTTTTACTTTCACCGTATTTCAAACAATCCATCCAGGTACCTTTACCGAGCGATCGTTCATGTTCCAAATTGGCTGAGATTTCGGCAAACTCAGTGGTTACAGCTTGACTGTTCTCGGCTTCACCCAGTAATCTGGATAAATTTTTTTTcgcttgttcttctttatctttgAGAAGCAACCATCTTGGTGATTCAGGTAAGATGCACATACCACCGATGATGAGAGCACCCCAGACGAATTGTATAGCAATGGGGATCTCGTATGCTGAGTTGTCTGGACGACCCTTTGTAGCGTAAACCACACACGCAGCTACCAACAATCCGACGGTTAcgaagaattgataggcAGCCACGACGAAGCCACGGATTGCTTTGGGTGAACATTCGGCTTGATAGATTGGTACTAAACATGATGTGCCTCCTACACCCAGACCTGCAAATACCCGACCGATGGCGAATCCTGCAAGGTTTTTACATCCGGTTTGCAAAGCTACCccgatgaagaaaaggcctatatatatacatatcGGCGGGCGTCAGCATTTCCAGGTTTGATTTATTGTATGATAAAGGGACTTCCACGCACAGATGTAAAACACAATACCAAATCTTCTGCCTATACGATCCCCGACCATTGAGCCACATAAGGCTCCCAAGCAAGTACCGACAGATAAAATTGAAGTTATCAAGGAGTCTCTACCCGAGCTCAAGATATAAGTCCCGTCAGGTTGGAGAACACCAAAAGTTCGAATAAAAgtttccatctccttaCATCCTGAGATGTAACCCGTGTCGTAACCGAATCTGGATGGAGACCAATATGATCATTATGAGTCGTGCTTGACCAAAAGACACAAGGCAACTCACAAGAAACCagagaaagaagcgaaAGCTCCTAAGATCACAGCTAACTTTGGAAGGGGCATTGTTGAATTATCAAAAGCAAGAAGTACGTGATCGGTGCCCCACGTTGACCCCCTGGGATGAACATATATGTATGTATCTCAAAGGCGCTTGAAAGCGACAACCTTCCGTTGTTTATCGTCAGTCGGAACAGACATTTGCCGGCGGGAGAAGGCACGGAACGTTGTGTTCCGTCTGTTTGACGGACTTAACTTAAAAGTGACAACCATTTTTGTTTGTCATCAGTGGAACGAAAACATTTGCCAGAAGGAGATAGGGAAAGAAACGGAACGTTGTGTTCCACCTCCCTCCCCAATGACGAGTCGCGGGGGAACATTTGTGTGGCTTGCAACCACGTGACACAAGGATGCCGGAAGTTACCTGTACCTGAGATATAAACACACAGTGTTCCGAGACTTACTTTTTTTGTCACATCGGAAAACGCACTGTCGTCCGACATTCCTAAATCCCCAGTCGATGGGTCGAGGTACTTTCCCATTTCCGTTGTTGATTTGGTACGTCGAAGACTTCGTGTCTTTTTTGTTCTCATTTAATTGAGATGAGCCATCCTATAACAAAATCACCAAGAGCTTCAGCCTAGACTTCGTTTGATTTATAAAGTAAGATGAGAGGATCTCCCAGCCTGAGGTCGTTCAGTCGGTTCAATTACTACAGTAACTTGAGTAAGTCAACTCGATTCACCGAACCAACCGTTCTCCCAGCAGCTGCATTCATTCCAAGATATACACGAGGGTTTACCAGGACAACAATGAGACCAACTGCCGCCGTGGAAGGATTAGGCCAGGATGATGAGATTCCTTCTGCTAGGTATGTACTTCACTTCCATTAAATTCGACACTTGCCCTAAGCCATTCTCATGGGCAGATTGCAACCTGAACCAGGGCCAGACGTAAAAGTATTGATAATCGGAGCGGGCAACAGTGAGTGTCATGTCTTTATTCAAATTAGATTTTGACTGATTCCCATCGATAGTCAACTTTGGTTCTGACGAAGGGGTGAGTAGGATTCAACTCTGACAAGCAAATTGTCAACAACATTACTGATGAAATTTCATCACAGCCCTGGAATCACTCCCAACGGCTCGAACAAAAATTAGGTAACCGGTTGAAGATTGTCGGACTAGTCGATCCTGCAACTTCACGGGCTGAAGCAGTCTTGAAGGCGAAATCACTCACTTTCGCTGCTTCAGCTTATGCCGATACACCCATCTATCCATCGGTCAAAGATGCCATCTCTGCATTATCTTCAAATCCACCTGAAATGATCCTTCTAGGATCTCCACCCGCTTTCAGAGGTACAACCGACCCATCGAAAGGCTACAACGCTGAGGTACAACTTACCGAAAGTTTCCCCAACGCCGCTCTATTCATTGAGAAACCCGTCAGTACGGGAAGTGTTGAAGAAGCCCTCAAAACCGCCGAATACTTGGAAGGGAAAAGTAACCTGGTTAGTGTCGGTTACATGCTAAGGTATTCTGCGGCTGTGCaaaagatgaagcagaTCTTGAAAGAGAACAACCTTGAAGTCATGATGACCTCGGCGAGGTATGTGATGGGTGAGTGATCTGTTCCGTTGATgaagggagaaaaaaaaagaaagataCTTACGACTGCACAGCTTACGAACATAGCGCGAAAGTCGCCTGGTGGACTAAGTCTATCGATTGCGGACCTATCGTTGAGCAGGCTAGTGAGTCGGCTACatgaggaaatggaaaaaCCCTTATACCATGCTGACCATCTGCTTTAATGGTTTGACAGCCCATTTCTGCGATCTCTCAAGATACTTCGCTGGAGAAGTAGATCTGGACACTGTCATGGCACACAGCATAGAATGGTACGAAAAGCCTGGCCAGCTTACTAAAGTGGGTGGCTGAGTAATAACCTCTTAGTCTGTTacgactcgtccccaacaaggtccggccttggagacgagatagaaagccgtagtttaactaagcaatgagatatatgtatgatatacctcttgacacttgtctgttggcgtatggtataggacagaggtatattcgcttgggaagatcaggcaagcttatatactagtggagtaagtttatgtcgaaggtggtgcaaggtaagacgagagcgagcactgggagctcgaggacctttcgcaaagtaacttatgaaatattgatcttcgaggggaagaagatcaagatcgaggacagagctcccctttatatacttctacagaaatctatttatatcccTTGAGGCccagctggaggtccagctggaggcCCAGTTCTTATCTcggaggtccagctggaggtTCAGttggaggtccagctggaggttcagctggaggtccagttcttttctcggaggtccagctggaccttcttatctgCAACAATCTTGCTTTCCTTCATTACGTAACTCTCTCCTATGATCTCTTATTTCTTCTACTTCGTGCAGGCTCGTGACATAGTCTATGCAACTGCTTATCCTTGATCATAGATACCCTTCGACGAGAGCGCCCTTGTACCGGAAGATGATCGAATTCCCCGTTTCACGAGCGCTACTTGGAAATACAAGTCAGGTGCCATCGGTCATTTAGAACATGGTGTTTCCCTTCAAGGTACACAGTGAGTAGGAAGATTGTTGAATTATTATATCGAGGCATCGCCAACCCTAGCTTGAAAACAGATTCTCCACCGAGATCACCGTATTCGCTGATGGATACCAGTTGAAGCTGATTGATCCTTGTGGGTACAGTAGCTCACTGTAAAAAGCGATATTGACCTATATACATCTGCCTCAGACAACCGACCAACTCTTTACGTTCGAAGACCTGGGAATGATGTTGAAGAAATTCACAATTTCAAAGACGATGATGCATTCCTTTCGGAAATGTCAACATTTATTGATACGGCTAGTAAAGGTAGTTCGGAGATACCGGTTTTGAGTTCATTTGCGGATGGTACGTGTGGTATTTTCATTCTCCCCTTGGATCCATGTCCAGCTGATTCGATTCCATGCTCAGCTGTGCGGACATATGAATTTACTTGGGCTATTCGATGGGCAAGTGAAAAGACCAGTAGATCAAGGGCCTAAGTCCTGAAGATCATAGGTATCTATAACTCTTGTACAATGTTATGCATTGCCAATGCTCGTTAGACCGTGTCGGTTATCTTCATTATCTTCGTATTTGACTTCCCTGGCCATGATAGATTGACAACATGTGGTAGCATGGTCAAGACATTGTGCAGAATTTCCCATTTTTCCCATTGTAACATGTAAGGAACGAAGAtagggagaagatgaagtaggagacgagaggaagacgggGAAATAGTTTGGGGTGccgaggagagaagaggagtaAGAGAAAttcgagaggaagagaaggaggactGTGCGAGGAGGCGttagggaagagagaggtaCGAGTGGAGGAGACAGGGAAGTGTGGGAAAGCTGAGTCAGCTCGTAGAGCTGATGAAGATATAAAAGGGGTAGCCATAGAGTAGATAAACGCATGGCCCCAATCAGCCTAGTCTTCTCGGATCCTTCAGTCTACAAAGCCACATCGTCTACACTCAGAGCTTCTAATTAATTAGATTAAATACAAACGACCGAGGACAACGAAACTATTGTAGCTTAAGGTACTTTCCGGCCTCTACGAGGACAGTGGTGCCGCTACACAACGATACATATGCATTGTGCTAAATTACATCTCGTAAATATAGCCATGTACAGAAACAAAATCATGAGTTGGTTTAGCAATATGTACTCTTACTACTTCAACATTTCCATTTTTCCCGCGATCAAGAGCTGCTCAGAGCCGATGCAAAGATACATATGCATTTAGATAAATTGCATCTAGTATATCTGACCATCCACAGAAACGAAAATATGAGTTGGTTCGGACGCATGTGCTCTCACTACTTCGCTATTCTTCATGTCTACTGCATCGACTATGACACTGTATCAGCTCGATGAACCTGACCACTGGCATACTCGGACCCTAACACTCACCTCTGGTAGCGCAGGCGTCCAGACTGTCAAATATCCCCGCTTCAAAATTCCTCTTCACTAATCTCCTTCGAGCCGTCTCTTCATTTACATCTACCCAAATTTTGAAATCCATCATCTCGGCGCATTCTTTCCATCCAGATAGGTCGAACAACGTATATAGTCCTTCGATCAAGATCAGCCTGTCTTTGTGCGTTATGGGGACAGGAGACAGTGTCGGATCCTTCAATGCGTGGTCAAACGTGGGGAAGGGTATCTCTGAGGGGGCAGAGGAGAGAGGTATACGGAGGAGGTCCAAGAATGTTCGATAACCAGCTTGATCAAAGGTAAAATGTGCGCCCTATTCAAATGGATGAGCTTTTGGAACGTTGTCGAGGTTGTAATCACTTACCCTCCACCAGTGTGCTTTCACAGGGTCATCCATTTGATCCAGCTGAGCTCTCGTATAATGCCATCCATCTAAGCTCACACATACAGCTGATATAGCTTTTTCACAGCTCGCGGCTGATCGAGTGATTAGTATATCGTTTATCCGATTGGTAAGTGGAAAAGCTATCGTCGATTTTCCACATCCTGCCGGTCTATGTATACGTCAATACGAGTCCATGAACACCGAGATGTGTGATACATACCCAGCTACTCCTATCAATAATCGATTCTCGGTATTTTGGCTATGATGCCCACAAGAGCAGTCAGAACGTGCGCTCCCATTATGCACTGCAAAAGCAGGATAACCCACCTGAAGTAAGTCTCCACGACATCTTCTGCCAGTCGCTGAATTTCCGATGACATGACTGGTTTTGCTTATGATCAAGACCCTGTGGTGTGAAGTTGCGAGTACacccttctttcatcctttATTTAATTTAATGTACCTTTTATCGGAGAGTTACTTTTGTTTACATGATTACATGATTAGACCGAGGCACCTTCCAGGGAAATCAGCCGGAATAGTCTGATCCGACAGCTTGAACTTTTGCGTCATTCTCATCGGAACTGACTTTTTTAGCCTTGTTTTACCGTTGGTCCGATCACCCAAACATCCGGAAGGCCCACTCCGATCCgagaggtgatgaagaaactGCTTTAGTGGGTAGGATTGTTGCATTGCCTATGAATAAGTTTTGACATATGATTCAACCGCCAGACTATTTTAACTGGAATCAAACCGTCAATTTTAACCTCTACATACTCACTATCAAAAACAATTTTCTCGCTCCATACAAATGTCTGCCAGAGCTCTTTTCGAATCTATTAGTCAAGGTGGTTTTGAGCTGCCCAAACTTTTCAACGTAGAAGGTTGGGTTGCTGTTGGTGAGTGATTTATCGACTATGTTCTTGATGATACAGTTGAAACTTCATGCTGACTCGTGCCGTAGTCACTGGGGGGGGAACCGGTTTAGGACTCGTCACAGCCACCGCTTTAGCTGAGAATGGGGCTAAAGTATACATcacaggaagaagggaagaacCTCTCAAAGCCGCCGTTGAAAGTTATGCCAAATCGGGGAACCACGGAAAAGGGACCATCATTGCTGTCCAAGCTGATGTCAGTACTAAAGAGGGTATCCAAAGTGAGTAGAACAAATAATATCACATGGCTCTGAAGGGGATGAACTGACGAAAAGATCTTTTTTAGAATTCGTTGAAGAGATTAAGTCAAAGGAGAAGTGGGTCAATGTTCTGATAAACAGTGAGATTGCACTTGCATCTTTTGAGATGTTTCAGTCTGAATTGACACATACTTTTATGCCTGTCAGATCACGGAGTCTCCCTCGGATGTGCCAATATCAACGATTGTGAACAAACCCCCGAAGGACTCTCAAAACAGAtgtttgaaggagaaacaTTCGAGTGCTGGTATGTTTCAAATACCTTAATCCGTGTCTTTCCATCCCTGTAGATTTAACCTAATACTGATGCTCTCATGCTTTATTTAGGCTCAACACCTACAAAATCAACACTGCTTCATACCATTTCACAGCATtcgctttccttcctctactAGCTGCGGCCAAAACAGTGGGTGGGTCCCCCGAACCTGGAAACATCGTCAACTTGTCCTCAATGTCTGGTATCACCAAAACTTCTCAGAGGGGTCAGTTCAACTATAATGCTGGAAAGTGAGTAAGAAGGTCGTTCGATTTGGCCTGGACCTTTCGTACTAAGTTTTTTTGGGTGGTTAATATAGAGCTGCTACTATCTCCCTTTCTAAGCAGCAAGCCGCTGAATTTGCTCGACGAGGTTTAGGTATCCGAGTGGTAAGCTGCTATAACGATTTTTCGAGAAATCGTAAAGCTGACTCTGTTACCTAGAACTGCATCTGCCCAGGATACTTTCCATCTGTAAGTCCATTTCTTTTATCTGTCAGTTCAAATTCTTGTCAGCTAATTCCTTTTATCCGCGACTTCATAATAGGGAATGACTATAATTCCACCAGAGAACAACACCGGCTCAGACGCTCATTTCAAAGAGTTTAGAAACCAGTGGGGTATCCCACTTGGAAGACCTGGAAATGCTATTGATTATGCTCAATGTATCTTTGGTGTTATCACTGTGAGTTGAGGTTGGATGACTTGTGTGTGTGTTTGTAGCTGACAGATTACCAATCCACAGAATCAATATGTCACCGGAGCTGAGATTGTCATTGATGGTGGATGGTTATTGGAAGAGGGTAAGTGATTTCGCAAGGTTATATTTACACAGTTTAGCTTAATCATTGCCTACTCTTTGCTTTCCTTCTAGCTTTCTAAACTGCTCAGATTCCTCGCACAATTCCCATAGTATTATTGTTATCAGAATTGCATACATGCACTACATATACATAATTTTGCATAAGTCATGGTATACATACATATCCTGCATGAGACTCTGAATCACTCAAAACTGCCAACCATTCTGCGTGTTATCATCAACGGACCATCCCAAGTTAGATGTACTAGTGTCGTTATCCCAAAGCTCCATCCTAACACATCAAGCCGTCAGCGAGTCTGCTTCGCCATTCTGACGAGCGATCATTTCACTTACCAATATCGTTCAAAATCTAGGATATCTGCACTCCCTTGATCCGTAACAGGGTTTGGCATGATCCCCAAGTTCGAttgagagcttgaagaggtaTCTCCCACTGCACGGATCAGTGCATCGATCACCTCCAGTGGAGGAAGTTTCCCAACAACACTCTCGAGCACTGACGCATAGGCCAAAGCAAGCTGACGAGGTGATATCAGTGAACGGACGAAGTGGTGGTAGTTTCAGATAATGATTTGCTTACCCTCTTCATTGATTGTATCTGCCTAAACCAAAGCGCTGTAGAGGTAAGTACGGATCTCCACTGTGTGGCATTGGTATGATGCGGCTCCCACACAATTGATAGTAATAGCGTCAAGGAAGCTTGAAAAGCAAAGTACAGAGTGTACCATTCGGTTCCTCTTTGATGATTTGGCTGGGTAGAAACGAAATTGCCGATATCTTCGAGGTTTTCCAGAGCCAGCACTCGACATGCTCTAAGCTTTTGGTTATTTACGAATCTTTGTGGGGAGTGAATATATACACTCACTCGATAGCTTCCCTCACTCCAGGCAGCAGTATCTTCCTATGACTGGTATCCCACGCAGCGGCCAGCAAGATTGGTCTATGAAGAACCGCTCTGAAATCATTTGTGCGCCATATCTGAATCCTCCTAGCCAGCTGGTAAGGACCATTCTGTTCGACCTGCAAAATATTCGACCGGGCCTGCAGAACTGAAACCACTCTCTCATTGTACCGTTTGACTTGTTCAACAGTCGGGGCAGGGTGAGACTGTAAGATCCTATCATGAATACCACAAGTGACTTTCGCAAGTTCCGCTTGGACGATCAAAGCTGTGTAAAGCGTTGGACGGTCACAAGATTTCGGTTGTACAGTGGTCGATACGGTCAAATACTCGTCATCCACGTTAAGAGGTAATGGTATCGCTGCCAGTTGAAACGGCCCAACTGAATGTGGTCTACCGAAAGTCACCGCACAACCAGCTTCCAAAGCTACCAGAGACCACCACACCCTGattctcatctctttctccagGGCAGAGCATTTCTTCCCTGCTGCGGGCGTATGTAGTCCTAAGGCAGTAGCCATACGTATCGCCATACCCAAACACAAATACCCAGCGTTAGGACGGTTATTACGTTGCAAATAATTCGCCATGATCGCTAGACCCTGAACAAGAGGTAAAGTTCCACCTTCCAGAATTTCTCTATCCATAGATTGCCGGGCTGTCTCATAGTACTCAtgtccatcatcatcttcttcggaTTGAGCTAGATCTAAAGCGCCCATGGCGAAGATCATATACATCAATACGTCTGAACCGGGTTTGACGATTGGAACAGCACCACTTATTTGCGCTCGGATAGTTGGCTCGTGGACAAGAGGAGTGAGGGGATCTACGTAAACATCAATGGCATCAGCGCGACAGTGAACTCACTACAGTCACTGCACTCACGAAAGTATCGGAAGTAACTTTCCACCAAAGATTTTGTTTTTACAGCAGAAGGCAGAACAACTTGTTGTTCTGCCGGATTTGGGTTCAATCCCTGCAACGCATTCGAACAACCGCCCATCACCAACGAACCAGAAGTTATGAAGGCGCCATTTGGTGACAGCTCCGCCACAGCTTGTGGAGACAGCCTTCTAATGGCGTTCAAGAATGTTGCCCCTGACGATAGACCGAGATAACTAGCGCCTTTCCCTGAATAAGTCAAACTTGCCATCCCAGCGTCTGATTGCAAGTTTGCTTGACCGGGGACCTGTTTCGCTGCTTCTTTCCATTCATAACTACCCTCGACTTCATCTGAGGTCGACTGAAGCGGCTCTGACTCAGGTTCAATGGATGGCATTCGAGTAGGAGGTAAAGATATCAACGCAGTCGGGGAAGAAAGGCGTATCGCTGAAGTGCGAGGTTCCGTTCTGTTAAAGCTGAAGTAGGGGGATGGGGGAGAAATGGCGGTGGGTAGTCTATAGGAATGATTGACGTGAGACTATGGTCCTATCAGCTGTTATGCCTCGACTGTCCTTGTCAGAGCCCATGACCCACCTGACTTTTTGGTAGTCGTAACATCCTCGCTTTGTCAATGGCTAATGACATTCCGTATCCCACAGCATCATCATACGCCTGCTGTATCGGGTATTCTTCTAACACAGCGTTCCAGATCCTCTCGTACGCTGAGATGCTATCATGACGGCGTTAGAGGGCAAGCAGGGGAGCTAACACAGCGCTTCAGTCAGCGCTCTTACGCACGTACCGATCTTCCAACTCGGTCATCCTTGCCCGTGTCAGAGCCGATCTCGCTTCTTTTTGTGCGTACGTACATGTACGTTGGTCCTGTATACATCGGTGACATGGATGACTTCCATCACACCCTACTTTTCGCGTTTCTATGGCACAGCGCGGATGTGTCATTGAACAAAGAACGGAGAACCAAGGGCAGACAGAATGGGGGCAATCACTCACTACAATTTTCACAGGCTGTCGCGACTTTGACTCTTTTCGCTGGCCGTAATTGTCCATGTGCTCCCACAGGACTGTTATCTGTTTCTATCGAGTATCGTAGCGAGATACATTCTTGGGTGCCTCTTCCCCCGCTTGGGCTCATTGTTCTTGCTTTTAGGGTTGACTGTGGggtttcttttttgattTTAAGCGATTCCGAGGAGAAACAGAAATGGTGAACGATCGAAGTGGATGGATAGGGAGTTACATACTCTTGTTCGGGAGTACCAGTCTTTAGTTGATCAGAGTGTTACGTAAGATAAAACCATAGCAGCTAGCACACAACAAATGTAATCTGCTACATGTATGCATCAATGTCAAGAACAAGGAATGAATCGGTTTAAAAACATTGGGACGATTCAGGGCAGCTCGGCACTCTGTATGAGAGATTCTTGAGATGTGATCTATAAGTGAATATTTTTCAGCGTAAATCTTGCAGCCCCAGGTCACTTGAAATGTACAATCCCCTTCTTTACGTAACccatcctcgtcgtcgccaTGTGAAAGCTGACTTACATCTAAATACAAGTAATCATTTTCTATCGATTAACATTACATTACATTAGTCGTAGTCAGTTTCAGTCTCTTCATATATCTATACTTCTATTACGGCGTCGTCGCCAGTGACTCACTTTCAAGCTTATTGGATCTCACCGTTGGGGACTGAATAGCGTAGGCATTGTAAGTCTTTATCAAACTTCGCTGTGCTATTCACGTATCTGATGGTGATTGTTCTAGGCCCCATGTCTGCATATATTTCCCAGCATTTGACATTTCGATCTATTTCCAACGTCCAATATCACCGACTCCACCAAACGTGGAGCGCTGTCTTGTCTCAAACCTGT includes the following:
- a CDS encoding NAD binding dehydrogenase is translated as MRGSPSLRSFSRFNYYSNLSKSTRFTEPTVLPAAAFIPRYTRGFTRTTMRPTAAVEGLGQDDEIPSARLQPEPGPDVKVLIIGAGNINFGSDEGPWNHSQRLEQKLGNRLKIVGLVDPATSRAEAVLKAKSLTFAASAYADTPIYPSVKDAISALSSNPPEMILLGSPPAFRGTTDPSKGYNAEVQLTESFPNAALFIEKPVSTGSVEEALKTAEYLEGKSNLVSVGYMLRYSAAVQKMKQILKENNLEVMMTSARYVMAYEHSAKVAWWTKSIDCGPIVEQATHFCDLSRYFAGEVDLDTVMAHSIEWYEKPGQLTKIPFDESALVPEDDRIPRFTSATWKYKSGAIGHLEHGVSLQGTQFSTEITVFADGYQLKLIDPYNRPTLYVRRPGNDVEEIHNFKDDDAFLSEMSTFIDTASKGSSEIPVLSSFADAVRTYEFTWAIRWASEKTSRSRA
- a CDS encoding nuclear protein, with amino-acid sequence MSPSGGRGTQECISLRYSIETDNSPVGAHGQLRPAKRVKVATACENCKTRKVGCDGSHPCHRCIQDQRTCTYAQKEARSALTRARMTELEDRISAYERIWNAVLEEYPIQQAYDDAVGYGMSLAIDKARMLRLPKSQSHVNHSYRLPTAISPPSPYFSFNRTEPRTSAIRLSSPTALISLPPTRMPSIEPESEPLQSTSDEVEGSYEWKEAAKQVPGQANLQSDAGMASLTYSGKGASYLGLSSGATFLNAIRRLSPQAVAELSPNGAFITSGSLVMGGCSNALQGLNPNPAEQQVVLPSAVKTKSLVESYFRYFHPLTPLVHEPTIRAQISGAVPIVKPGSDVLMYMIFAMGALDLAQSEEDDDGHEYYETARQSMDREILEGGTLPLVQGLAIMANYLQRNNRPNAGYLCLGMAIRMATALGLHTPAAGKKCSALEKEMRIRVWWSLVALEAGCAVTFGRPHSVGPFQLAAIPLPLNVDDEYLTVSTTVQPKSCDRPTLYTALIVQAELAKVTCGIHDRILQSHPAPTVEQVKRYNERVVSVLQARSNILQVEQNGPYQLARRIQIWRTNDFRAVLHRPILLAAAWDTSHRKILLPGVREAIEACRVLALENLEDIGNFVSTQPNHQRGTEWYTLYFAFQASLTLLLSIVWEPHHTNATQWRSVLTSTALWFRQIQSMKRLALAYASVLESVVGKLPPLEVIDALIRAVGDTSSSSQSNLGIMPNPVTDQGSADILDFERYWMELWDNDTSTSNLGWSVDDNTQNGWQF